In Nocardioides sp., the following proteins share a genomic window:
- a CDS encoding aminotransferase class V-fold PLP-dependent enzyme: MSDVKPQAAALVDHIRENVIGDDQVMPGPYGPRRVTYADYTASGRSLAFLEDFIRAEVLPRYANTHTEASGTGLQTTRLREDARRLIRDSVGGDDDTVVIFTGSGSTAAIDKLIGILGLRIPAELDEDFDLSSHIPADQRPVVFIGPFEHHSNEISWRETIADVVTIPEDADGHIDLGALRERLEQYSGRPKLMGSFSAASNVTGIVSDTWAISELLHEYGAFSFWDFAACAPYVDIEMYPPPERRSEKNAAKDAIFISPHKFIGGPGTPGILVVRRELMTNPVPVVPGGGTVMYVNPTEHRYLDDPAHREEGGTPAIVESIRAGLVFQLKEAVGVETIERRESALLQRAVERWQQEPALEILGNLDARRLSIVSFVVKAPSGKFLHHNFVVALLNDLFGIQTRGGCSCAGPYGHRLLGIDLERSHEFERQIATGCEGIKPGWVRVNFNYFVDEAVSDYIIEAVALVAREGWKLLGDYRFEPDTGLWRHRNGPVEPPLRLSQIRYDTGEMTYERHDTTAPIDALAEHMDQARQIFAQATSKPCDPASVSQDFDELRWFELPSASLG; the protein is encoded by the coding sequence ATGAGCGACGTGAAGCCCCAGGCGGCAGCCCTCGTCGATCACATCCGCGAGAACGTCATCGGCGACGACCAGGTGATGCCGGGGCCGTACGGTCCGCGCCGGGTGACGTACGCCGACTACACCGCGAGCGGTCGCAGCCTGGCCTTCCTGGAGGACTTCATCCGAGCCGAGGTGCTGCCCAGATACGCCAACACGCACACGGAAGCCAGCGGCACCGGGCTGCAGACGACGCGGCTGCGCGAGGACGCGAGGCGGCTGATCCGCGATTCCGTCGGCGGTGACGATGACACGGTCGTGATCTTCACCGGCTCCGGCAGCACTGCGGCGATCGACAAACTCATCGGCATTCTGGGCCTGCGGATCCCGGCCGAGCTCGACGAGGATTTCGACTTATCCAGCCACATCCCAGCCGACCAGCGACCGGTGGTGTTCATCGGCCCCTTCGAGCACCACTCCAACGAGATCTCCTGGCGCGAGACGATCGCCGACGTCGTCACCATCCCCGAAGACGCCGACGGCCACATCGACCTCGGCGCCCTGCGCGAGAGGCTGGAGCAATACTCCGGTCGGCCGAAGTTGATGGGGTCTTTTTCGGCCGCCAGCAACGTGACCGGCATCGTCAGTGACACCTGGGCCATCTCCGAGCTGCTGCACGAGTACGGCGCCTTCAGCTTCTGGGACTTCGCGGCCTGCGCGCCGTACGTCGACATCGAGATGTATCCGCCTCCGGAGCGTCGCAGTGAGAAGAACGCCGCCAAGGACGCGATCTTCATCAGCCCGCACAAGTTCATCGGGGGGCCGGGAACGCCGGGGATCCTGGTCGTACGCCGCGAGTTGATGACCAATCCCGTCCCGGTCGTGCCCGGCGGCGGCACGGTGATGTACGTCAACCCGACCGAGCACCGCTATCTCGACGATCCCGCCCATCGCGAGGAGGGCGGCACGCCTGCGATTGTGGAGTCGATCCGGGCCGGACTGGTCTTCCAACTCAAGGAGGCCGTGGGGGTCGAGACGATCGAGAGGCGCGAGAGCGCGTTGCTGCAACGAGCCGTCGAGCGCTGGCAGCAGGAGCCAGCCCTGGAAATCCTCGGCAACCTCGACGCACGCCGACTCTCCATCGTGAGCTTCGTGGTCAAGGCGCCGTCGGGAAAGTTCCTCCACCACAACTTCGTGGTGGCCCTGCTCAACGACCTCTTCGGCATCCAGACCCGCGGGGGGTGCTCGTGCGCGGGACCGTACGGTCACCGCCTGCTCGGCATCGACCTCGAACGCAGCCACGAATTCGAACGCCAGATCGCGACCGGCTGCGAGGGCATCAAGCCCGGCTGGGTGCGGGTCAATTTCAACTACTTCGTCGACGAGGCGGTCTCGGACTACATCATCGAGGCCGTCGCGCTGGTGGCTCGCGAGGGCTGGAAGCTGCTCGGTGACTATCGGTTCGAGCCGGACACCGGACTGTGGCGCCACCGCAACGGCCCGGTCGAGCCACCGCTGCGGTTGAGCCAGATCCGCTATGACACTGGCGAGATGACCTACGAGCGGCACGACACGACCGCACCCATCGACGCTCTGGCCGAGCATATGGACCAAGCGCGGCAGATCTTCGCCCAGGCAACATCGAAGCCCTGCGACCCGGCCAGCGTATCGCAGGACTTCGATGAGTTGCGGTGGTTCGAGTTGCCGAGCGCCTCGCTCGGCTGA